One Gordonia pseudamarae genomic window, GACGACGAGGGGCCCGACGATCCGTCGGCGTTCACCACCGACACCACCTCCGACCTGGCCGAGTTGGCGGAGGTGGAGGCCGACCTGGACACCCGCTGGCCCGAGACCAGGATCGAGCCGTCGCTGACCCGCATCTCCACCCTGATGGATCTGCTGGGCTCGCCGCAGTTGACCTATCCGTCGATTCACATCGCCGGTACCAACGGCAAGACGTCGGTGACCCGGATGATCGACGCACTGCTGATCGCGCTGCACCGGCGCACCGGCCGCATCACCAGCCCACACCTGCAGCTGGTCACCGAACGGATTTCGGTGGACGGCAAGCCGATCGAACCGCGCACCTACATCGATACCTACCGGGAGCTGGAACCGTACATCACGATGGTCGACGACTCGTCGACGGCTGCGGGCGGACCCCGGATGAGCAAGTTCGAGGTGCTCACCGCGATGGCCTACGCGGCGTTCGCCGAGGCGCCGGTGGATGTGGCAGTGGTGGAAACGGGGATGGGCGGACGCTGGGACGCCACCAACGTCGTCGACTCGCAGGTGCGGGTGATCACCCCGATCGCGATGGACCACGCCGACTATCTGGGCGACACGCTCACTGCGATCGCGGGTGAGAAGGCCGGGATCATCACCGCCCGCAGAAGCGACGACCTGCTCGCCCAGGACCCGGTTGCGGTGATCGCACCGCAGGAACCGGACGTCATGGACGTACTGCTGCGTCAGGCAGTGGAATCGGAAACGGTTGTGGCGCGCCAGAACTCGGAGTTCTCGGTGCTGGAGGCGCGGCTGGCGGTGGGCGGTCAGCTGCTCACGCTGCAGGGGCTGGGCGGGGTGTACGAGGAGATCTTCCTGCCGCTGCACGGAGCACACCAGGCCGCCAACGCCGCACTGGCACTCGCCGCCGTCGAGGCGTTCTTCGGCGCCGGAGCCGAGCGGCAACTCGATATCGACGCGGTGCGTACCGGGTTTGCCGCGGTCTCCAGCCCCGGACGACTCGAGCGGGTACGGTCGGCGCCGAGTGTTTTCGTCGACGCCGCACACAATCCGCACGGCGCGACGGCACTGGCCAACGCGCTGGCCGAGGAGTTCGACTTCCGCCGACTGGTGGGGGTGATCGGTGTACTCGGCGACAAGGACGCCGAAGGTTTGCTCGAGGCCCTCGAACCGGTCCTCGACCACGTCGTGATCACCAACAACGGGTCGCCCCGGGCCCTGGACACCGAGACTCTCGCCGAGGTCGCGCGAGTGGTGTTCGGGGAGGACCGGGTCACCGCCGAACCATTCCTTCCCGACGCCGTCGAGACCGCGATCGGGCTCGCCGAGGAATCCGACGGACAGCCCGTCGCGGGAGCCGGGGTGGTGATCACCGGATCGGTGGTCACAGCGGGTGCCGCACGAAGCCTGTTCGGTAAGGAGCCGTCATGAGTGAGCACACCCCGGCGCCGCGTTTCACACCGCCTGCCAACGATCCGTGGAAGGGGTTGCGCGGTGTGATGGCCGGAACCCTGATCCTCGAACTGATCGTCGTGCTGCTCGGTGTGCCGGTGGTGTGGAAGATCGGCGGCGGACTGTCCTGGATCTCCGGTGGCTATCTGGCGCTGATCGCCGTCGCGATGGTGCTGGCCTGCGGCATGCAGGGCCGACCGTACGCGATGACCCTCAACCTGAGTTTGCAGGTTGCGGTGATCGTCGGCGGGATCTTCCACTGGTCGCTCGCGGTCATCGGGGTGATGTTCCTGTGCGTCTGGGTGTATATCGCCTACATCAAACGCGACATGCAGCAACGGATCGACGAGGGTCGGCTGGCCGGGCAGAGGCCGATCGACGAGGCGTGATTCGCCACTGGCTATGGGCGTGTTCGCGAGCCGCAAGACCTGTTGCCGGAACGTTATGATGTGACGGTCGTCATCTTCTGTAAAAGCTGTGACAATGGCGGACGGTGTCGAGTAGCCGACACATCTGTAACCGTCTGGGGGAAACTTGTCTGTCACATCCAGCCGACTGTCCGCAGCCACCTTCGGTGGCCGAGTACTCGCCGGGGTGTTGGCCGCCGCCGGCATCATCGCAGCAGGTGGCGGCTCCGCCCATGCCGTGCCCACCGGTCCCGGACCGGGAACCTTGACCACCCAGCACGCGGAGTCGGCGAAGACCGATCCGCAGTCGGCGCCGGACAATACGGCGCCCCGAACCGTGGAACGGCCGGACGTACCCACCGCCCCGGCAGGTCCCGACTACACCGCGATCCTCAAACCGGGCCCGCCCATCACGGTGTCGAATGCCGAATACAGCTACATCGCCACCCATTCGGTCACCAAACAACTCAAACGGGCCAATGTCTCCGGCGGTATCGCGGCGTTGCCGGTGCCCGCGCAGTATCGGTTGGCCAACGACGGGCTGGCACTCCAGTTCCGGCGGGCTCTCGACGGCGCGTTGAGTACCCGTGGCGGGTGCATCCAGATCGTGGTGTCGCACGGTAATCCGGGCAGCCTCTTCGACTACGGACTGTTCGCGATCGACGGCCGCTACTGCGACTGAGTCCACCGCTCGGCAGTCCGATCCGGGCGCAAGCGCCGACGCAACGCCGCGCGAACCACGCAGACCGCTTCACGCAGACCGACTTCACGGACTGACCGACTTCACGGACTGACAGAATCTCGACCCGGAAGGACAAATAGCAGCGCGGAACCACTGACGCGCCTGATCGGGAACCCGACCAGGCGCGTCAGCGGTGTGAGGTCAGCCTCGGCCGACCGGTCAGCCCTTCGCCGCGGCGATGGCGAGATCCGCTTCGGCCTTCTTCTTGGCCTCGTACATCTGCTTCCACTCGGCGCGCGGCCGGACCGTGGTGTCGACGTCGGTGGCCTGCGCACGCAGCGCACCCACCCGGGCCTCGTCCTTGGTGCGCAGCGCGAACGGATCCCAGTTGAAGAACTTCGCCGAGTTCTCCCAGGTGATCTGATCGATCTCCGCGTCGGTGGCACCGGCCGCGTTGAACTCGGCGAGGACCTTCTCGGGGGCGTCGGGCCAGAAGCAGTCCGAATGGGGGTAGTCGCACTCCCACGCGATGTTGTTCATGCCGACGTCGTGCCGGTTCTTGATGGCGGTCTTGTCGGTCACGTAGCAGGCGAGCACCCGGTCGCGGAACACCTCGCTGGGCAGCCGGTCACCGAAGTCGTTGTTGAGCCACTTCTGGTTGGTGTAGTGCCGGTCGGCGCGGTCGAGGAAGAACGGAATCCAGCCGACGCCGCCCTCGGAGAACGCGAACTTGAGCGTGGGGAAGGCCCGCATGGCCGGGCCGAACAACAGATCTTGGGCCGCGATCACCGAAATCTGGGTGGCGAGCACCATCAGGTTGTCGATGGGAGCGTCCTTGGCCAGGCGCAGCACACCGAAGCCGGACCCGATGTGCAGACACATCACCATGTCGTTGTCGACGAGGGCCTGGAAGACCGGACCCCAGTAGTCCAGGTCGTGGTAGCTGGGCAGCTTCTCCAGATGCGGCAGCTCCGGCATCGTGACCGCGCGGGCGCCCTTCTTGGCGACGCGGTGGATCTCCTTGACCATGCCCTCCACGTTCCAGGTGGGCAGCAGCGCCAGCGGGATGAAGCGGTCGGGGTGGGCTCCGGCCCACTCGTCGATGTGCCAGTCGTTGTAGGCCGACACCATGATGAGGGTGACCGGGTCCTTGTACTGGTTCAGGTGGCGGGCGGAGAACCCGGTGAATGTGGGAAAGCACATCGAGGAGAGCACGCCGTTGCGGTTCATGTCACGGACGCGTTCGTCTACGTCGTAGACGCCCGGGCGCATCTCCGCATAGCCGGCCGGGTCGTAAGCCCATTCCTCCGGCGGCCAGGTGACCACGGCGTTCAGGCCGCTGGTACCGGTCACCTTGCCCTGGTAGAACCACTGCTCGATGCCCTTCTCATCGAAAATCACCCGGGGGGCCTCGTCCATGTACTTCTGTGGGACGTGCCGGGCGAACATGTCGTGGGGCTCCACGACATGGTCGTCGATGCTGATGAGGATCATGTCGTCGACATTCATGGGACTCAAGTCCTTTCTCGAAACGGTGCCCGTGGGCAGTCTGGGCCGTGAATATGTCCTGTTTCACTTGTACAGTGGATTTCCGTGACCACTTCTGCGCGATCGGACAGTGATTTAGCAGTTTCGGCCAGACGCACGCAGCTGGTGCCGATGAAGGGCCGAGGCACGGCCACCGCGGGCAGTTACGCCTACGACGGCGGTGCGCTCGTCACCGGCTGGCATGCACACGAGGTGCACCAGATCGAGTACGCGATCGGCGGTGTGGTGGAGGTCGAAACACCCGCGGGTCACTATCTGGTGCCCCCGCAGCAAGCGATCTGGCTGCCCGCCGGACTCGAGCACGACACCCACCTCAACGGCGACGTGACCACCTTGTCGGTGTTGTTCGACCCCGGGCTGATCGCCGGCCACCGCGATCGTGCCCGCATCCTGGCGGTGTCACCGCTGATGCGGGAGATGCTCCTGCACTCACTGCGCTGGCCGCTGGCCGACAGCGCCGCCGACCCGCGCGCCGAGCGCTTCTTCCTGGCGCTGGCCGACGTTGTGGTCGACGCGCTGGCGGCCGAGACGCCGTTGCTGTTGCCCACCTCCGATGACCCGTTGGTGTCCTCGGCGATGCGCTACACCCGCGATCACCTGGCCACCATCACCATCGAGGAGGTCAGCCGGCACGTCGCGGTGTCCGAACGCACCCTGCGCCGGATGTTCACCGGCGCGGTCGGACTGTCGTGGCGCGAGTACCTGACCAGTGCGCGCATGCTACGGGCGATGACGCTGCTGGCAACCCGGGGGCAATCGGTGAGCTCGACGGCCGCAGCCGTCGGGTTCGACAGCCAGGGGTCGTTCACCAGGGCATTCACCCAGTTCAGCGGTGAGACGCCGTCGTCCTATCGAAGTCGGGTGCGACAGAACGACGAGCCCGACCACTAGGCGGTCCGCGCCGATCGGCCACTCGTTGCCACAGGGCGGCGACCAGTCGTTACAGTGTGCACGTGACTGAACGGACTCTCGTACTCATCAAGCCCGACGGCGTGGCCCGCAACCTGGTCGGCGACATCATCGGACGTATCGAACGCAAAGGGCTGACCCTGCGCGCCCTCGAACTCAAGCAGGTCAGCGATGAGCTGGCCCGCGGCCACTACGCCGAACATGAGGGCAAGCCCTTCTTCGGTTCGCTGCTCGAGTTCATCACCTCCGGTCCGCTGGTGGCGGCAGTCGTCGAGGGACCGCGGGCGATCGCGGCCTGGCGGCAGATCGCGGGTGGCACCGACCCGGTCGAGAAGGCCGTTCCCGGTACGATTCGCGGCGACTACGCGCTGGTCACGCAGGAGAATCTGGTCCACGGCTCCGACTCGCCGGAGTCCGCAGAGCGCGAGATCGCGCTCTGGTTCCCCGAACTCGGCTGACCCCGGCAACAATCACGAGCTCGATCACGATCGACAACGACGCGCGGCCCCGGCTGATGTCCCCGGGGCCGCGTGGCCATCGGTGCGGTCCGCGGTACCGAACCGCGTTCGCCCGGTGACATTGCCTGCCTGGCACAGGCACGGCCTGTGATACTTCCTTTCGGGACATTCACTCGTGGGACATCACCGCCGCGATATCGCCGCTGAGGCGTTCGTGTCGTGCGTCTTCGCCCCGGCCAAGTGGCCGCCGTTCACGACAGCAGTGCCCGCTCACGCCGCGCAATTGCGCGTTGGTTGCGGGAAACGGGTCACGGTGTGGGATACTGGGGAGAGTTGTCGTCGACACACTTTGTTGACGGTGATCGATGCCGGTCCGCTCGTCATCCCCACCGCGCGCACGTCACATTCGTGTCCACGCGGTGGTGTGGATGTTCGATGCAGCCGGTCATCACACAGCAAGGCGCCATGTTTATCTCCGCTACCGCGGAACGGGCAGTGCGCGAAGACCACATAACACCGGCCACGGCCGGGACACAGAGTTAGGCCCCCGCGTGGCCGCGTCAGCCCGACGCGCCCGGGGGCTCAAGGAGACTGAGTGACCGAGAACGGGTCGCCTGCTGACGCCAACGACGCTTCAGCACAGGCAGACGATTTTCCCATCAAACTGCGGGTTCATGCGCTCGCCCGGAAACTGGGCATCACCAGCCGGGAGGTGCTCGCCCACCTGGCCGATATCGGACACGCTGCGCGTTCGGTCCAGTCCAGCATCGACCGCGAGGTGGCGTTCATCGTTCGCGACCGCGTGACCGGCGAGACCGCACAGCCGCAGACGCCGGAACCGCAGACGCCGGAACCGCAGATCCCGGAGCCGCAGATCCCGGAACCGCAGACGGAAGTATCGGCGACGCCGGAACCGGAGGCCCCGGAACCGAAGGCCCCGGCTCCGGAGGAGGAGACCGCTCCCGAACCGGAGGCGGTGACTGCGTCGGCGCCGGATGAGGCGAAGGCTCTGGTGCCGAAGGCCGCGGATGAACCCGCCGCCGATGAGTCGGCCCGGCTGGGCGTCGCCGACGCACAGCCGTCGAAGGCGTCCGCTCAGTTGGCGATCGATTCGTTGTTCTCCGCGGCGGCTCCGGCGGCCCCGGAGTCGGTTGCGCCACCGGTGGTGGTCGAGGCGACCGTGCCGCTGTTCCTGTCGCCCGAGCTGGCCGAGGCGCCGTCGGCCACGACCGATGCCGGTGCCCTGGACACGACTGATCTGGACACGACCGATCCGGACACGACCGATCTGGACACGACCGACTCGAGCAGGACCGGCCGGAAGAAGACCGGCCAGAACAAGGGCCGGGCCGCCGAGGTCGCCGACGACGAGGCGGATGCGGTCGGCGAGACCGATTCGGAGTCCGACGACGACGGAGACGACGACCAGTTCGGGTCGGGCAGGACCCGGCGTCGGCGTCGGGGTCGGCGCGGCCGGGGACGTGGCCGTGGCGATCAGGTCGATGCGGGGGAACGCGGCGACGGCGAGAGCGACGACGCGGCGACGGCCGGGGACAGCGACACCAACGATTCGGGCGCTGACCAGACCAAGGAATCGGCCACCGGAGATGACTCCCGGCGTCGCGAACGTCGGCGCAGGCGCCCGGCGGCCGGTGACGAGCAGGCGGGTGCGGCAGAGGACACGGCATCGGGCGACTCGGACGGTTCGGCCACCGATGACGCGCGGACATCCGAGCGCACCACATCCGGGCAGGGCGACCATGACGATCAGGGCGACCACGATGATCAGGGTGAGGGGTCCGATGCGGACGCGGGTGACTCCGAGGCGGACGACGCCGGAGGGGACTCGTCCACATCGCGCCGGCGTCGGCGCCGGCGTCGGCGCAAGGGCACCGAGGGCGACGAGGCATCGCCGGACGATCCGCCGAACACGGTGGTGCACGAACGCGAGCCGCGTACCAAGCGGGCCCGCGACGAGGTGCAGGGTATTTCCGGCTCAACGCGGCTGGAGGCCAAGCGGCAGCGCCGGCGGGACGGCCGTGACGCGGGCCGGCGTCGTCCGCCGATTCTGAGTGAGTCGGAGTTTCTGGCGCGGCGTGAGGCCGTCGACCGGGTGATGGTGGTGCGTGAACGGACCCTGCACGATGCGAACGCCGAGGACTACACGCAGGTGGCGGTCCTCGAAGACGGTGTGCTGGTGGAACACTTCGTGACCACCGAGACGTCGTTGTCGCTGGTGGGCAATATCTATCTTGGCCGGGTGCAGAACGTGCTGCCCGGTATGGAGGCGGCGTTCGTCGATATCGGCCGTGGTCGTAACGGCGTGCTGTACGCCGGCGAGGTCAACTGGGACGCCGCGGGGCTGGACGGTGGCTCCCGCAAGATCGAACAGGCCTTGCGGCCCGGCGATTCGGTGCTCGTGCAGGTCAGCAAGGATCCGGTGGGACACAAGGGTGCCCGGCTGACCACGCAGATCTCGTTGGCCGGCCGCTACCTGGTGTACGTGCCGGGCGGGTCGTCGACGGGGATCAGCCGCAAGCTGCCCGACGTGGAGCGCAAGCGACTCAAGCAGATCCTCGCCAAACTGCTGCCCGAGGATGCGGGCGTGATAATCCGCACCGCCTCGGAAGGCGTGAGCGCCGATGAGCTGGGCGCCGACATCGCGCGCCTGGAAAGCCAGTGGAAGGGCATCGAGGCCGCCGTCGCCGACGCCGAGGGACGTTCGGGAAGCGGGGCCCCGCGGGCTCTGTACGAGGAGCCCGATCTTCTGGTTCGAGTGGTGCGCGACCTGTTCAACGAGGACTTCAAGAAGCTCATCGTCGAGGGCGACAAGGCATGGAACCTCGTCGAAAGGTATGTGAGCTCGGTCGCACCGGACCTCATGGAACGTGTCGAGCGGTTCACCAAGCGCCATGCGGACGCGCCCGATTCTTTTGTGGTGCACCG contains:
- the folC gene encoding bifunctional tetrahydrofolate synthase/dihydrofolate synthase yields the protein MHPLDDEGPDDPSAFTTDTTSDLAELAEVEADLDTRWPETRIEPSLTRISTLMDLLGSPQLTYPSIHIAGTNGKTSVTRMIDALLIALHRRTGRITSPHLQLVTERISVDGKPIEPRTYIDTYRELEPYITMVDDSSTAAGGPRMSKFEVLTAMAYAAFAEAPVDVAVVETGMGGRWDATNVVDSQVRVITPIAMDHADYLGDTLTAIAGEKAGIITARRSDDLLAQDPVAVIAPQEPDVMDVLLRQAVESETVVARQNSEFSVLEARLAVGGQLLTLQGLGGVYEEIFLPLHGAHQAANAALALAAVEAFFGAGAERQLDIDAVRTGFAAVSSPGRLERVRSAPSVFVDAAHNPHGATALANALAEEFDFRRLVGVIGVLGDKDAEGLLEALEPVLDHVVITNNGSPRALDTETLAEVARVVFGEDRVTAEPFLPDAVETAIGLAEESDGQPVAGAGVVITGSVVTAGAARSLFGKEPS
- a CDS encoding DUF4233 domain-containing protein — encoded protein: MSEHTPAPRFTPPANDPWKGLRGVMAGTLILELIVVLLGVPVVWKIGGGLSWISGGYLALIAVAMVLACGMQGRPYAMTLNLSLQVAVIVGGIFHWSLAVIGVMFLCVWVYIAYIKRDMQQRIDEGRLAGQRPIDEA
- a CDS encoding amidohydrolase family protein; translated protein: MNVDDMILISIDDHVVEPHDMFARHVPQKYMDEAPRVIFDEKGIEQWFYQGKVTGTSGLNAVVTWPPEEWAYDPAGYAEMRPGVYDVDERVRDMNRNGVLSSMCFPTFTGFSARHLNQYKDPVTLIMVSAYNDWHIDEWAGAHPDRFIPLALLPTWNVEGMVKEIHRVAKKGARAVTMPELPHLEKLPSYHDLDYWGPVFQALVDNDMVMCLHIGSGFGVLRLAKDAPIDNLMVLATQISVIAAQDLLFGPAMRAFPTLKFAFSEGGVGWIPFFLDRADRHYTNQKWLNNDFGDRLPSEVFRDRVLACYVTDKTAIKNRHDVGMNNIAWECDYPHSDCFWPDAPEKVLAEFNAAGATDAEIDQITWENSAKFFNWDPFALRTKDEARVGALRAQATDVDTTVRPRAEWKQMYEAKKKAEADLAIAAAKG
- a CDS encoding AraC family transcriptional regulator, which encodes MTTSARSDSDLAVSARRTQLVPMKGRGTATAGSYAYDGGALVTGWHAHEVHQIEYAIGGVVEVETPAGHYLVPPQQAIWLPAGLEHDTHLNGDVTTLSVLFDPGLIAGHRDRARILAVSPLMREMLLHSLRWPLADSAADPRAERFFLALADVVVDALAAETPLLLPTSDDPLVSSAMRYTRDHLATITIEEVSRHVAVSERTLRRMFTGAVGLSWREYLTSARMLRAMTLLATRGQSVSSTAAAVGFDSQGSFTRAFTQFSGETPSSYRSRVRQNDEPDH
- the ndk gene encoding nucleoside-diphosphate kinase; protein product: MTERTLVLIKPDGVARNLVGDIIGRIERKGLTLRALELKQVSDELARGHYAEHEGKPFFGSLLEFITSGPLVAAVVEGPRAIAAWRQIAGGTDPVEKAVPGTIRGDYALVTQENLVHGSDSPESAEREIALWFPELG
- a CDS encoding translation initiation factor IF-2 N-terminal domain-containing protein — translated: MTENGSPADANDASAQADDFPIKLRVHALARKLGITSREVLAHLADIGHAARSVQSSIDREVAFIVRDRVTGETAQPQTPEPQTPEPQIPEPQIPEPQTEVSATPEPEAPEPKAPAPEEETAPEPEAVTASAPDEAKALVPKAADEPAADESARLGVADAQPSKASAQLAIDSLFSAAAPAAPESVAPPVVVEATVPLFLSPELAEAPSATTDAGALDTTDLDTTDPDTTDLDTTDSSRTGRKKTGQNKGRAAEVADDEADAVGETDSESDDDGDDDQFGSGRTRRRRRGRRGRGRGRGDQVDAGERGDGESDDAATAGDSDTNDSGADQTKESATGDDSRRRERRRRRPAAGDEQAGAAEDTASGDSDGSATDDARTSERTTSGQGDHDDQGDHDDQGEGSDADAGDSEADDAGGDSSTSRRRRRRRRRKGTEGDEASPDDPPNTVVHEREPRTKRARDEVQGISGSTRLEAKRQRRRDGRDAGRRRPPILSESEFLARREAVDRVMVVRERTLHDANAEDYTQVAVLEDGVLVEHFVTTETSLSLVGNIYLGRVQNVLPGMEAAFVDIGRGRNGVLYAGEVNWDAAGLDGGSRKIEQALRPGDSVLVQVSKDPVGHKGARLTTQISLAGRYLVYVPGGSSTGISRKLPDVERKRLKQILAKLLPEDAGVIIRTASEGVSADELGADIARLESQWKGIEAAVADAEGRSGSGAPRALYEEPDLLVRVVRDLFNEDFKKLIVEGDKAWNLVERYVSSVAPDLMERVERFTKRHADAPDSFVVHRIDEQLAKALDRKVWLPSGGTLIIEHTEAMTVIDVNTGKFTGAGGNLEETVTRNNLEAAEEIVRQMRLRDLGGMIIVDFIDMVLESNRDLVLRRLTEALARDRTRHQVSEVTSLGLVQMTRKRLGTGLLEAFSTTCTACAGRGIIVHQNPVEVRTDDQARPEGGSKRSRKAKKRAEQSSEAAKASHNPSEHPMFRAMAAHSHDHGDEHPGHENSGPESPGPDEHHGRDEVVAAVVVDEIEIVITTAGSTTGPDAGDSAADAVTPDTAGRDDANRPDADEAAPAAEEVAAVRPARNGVGAADVAGSASGDISGADDRAAADGAGRVDGEDGAHSASEREPERPARGTNGGRRRRVVRVTTPTTTTEPVVMTAAPVAADTESAPVTTSGPATSAPAAKAVAVRRRPRRRSAGRPAGPPVEE